In the genome of Desertifilum tharense IPPAS B-1220, the window GCAAGCGCTGATCGAATACCTCAAAACTCAAACCCCCAAGAGCTAGCTAACCTCCCGCAGGAGGCTAGGCTAGCTCTTCTATTCCTCATTGGGGGCTTTCTTGACCTTACTTTTTGGCTTCTTCTTCGCCAAAGGCAAAAACCGATCTAAAGCCGCCTTCAGTTCCTCAATTTCCGCGTCAATATTCCCTTCTTGAGCAGCTCTGGCAATACATTGCGTCAAATGTTCGTCTAAAATCATCCGAGACACCCGATCGATCGCGCCGCGCACCGCCGCCAATTGAATCAAAACATCCGGACAAGGACAACTATCTTGGATCATCCCCTTAATACCGCGAACGTGACCTTCAATGCGAGACAGTTGATTGATCGTGCGGCGTAGCGACTCCTCATCATGAACGTGCGGATGAGCTGTTCCTGAACCGTGGCTGCGAGCATGAGCCTCTTCTAAACCGTCATTCT includes:
- a CDS encoding metal-sensitive transcriptional regulator; translation: MIGSNSRADEELLADFTDLEENDGLEEAHARSHGSGTAHPHVHDEESLRRTINQLSRIEGHVRGIKGMIQDSCPCPDVLIQLAAVRGAIDRVSRMILDEHLTQCIARAAQEGNIDAEIEELKAALDRFLPLAKKKPKSKVKKAPNEE